ATTATTTGAATGATTCCCAAGGATGGCTCGATAAAAATGGATATTTTTTCTCGCTTACGTTTTGTATTTCTTCTCGCAACGCTCACTCTGACTCCCTCTATTGTTTTGGCAGATGAAAAGCCAGATCTGTCAGCTTTAAGCATGGTGGAGTTAATCAATGGCTTTTACAGCAATGTGAGCTGTGGTCCAGGCGGCGCGATGGAATCCCCATATTCAACCGATGATCAAGTATTTTTTAATACATACAAGAAATGTATCAAGCTGAATTACCACTATCTCAAAGCGATAGCGAAATTGGCGCCTGCTTATTATGAGGCGTATAAGCAGGTTGAATCTGACCCTTGGATTATTGCTGACCTTGCGAGCATAAAGAAAGCGTTTGATGAGGTAGGCCAAGGCGAAGCAGCTTGGGATGCTTTTTTTGCTAGCGCCAACACTTTTGATTATGACGTGTTAACAGATAAACAACACGAGCTTTTGGGTGAAGCTCTTATCCACTTACTTGGTGCGCCTTATGCAGTTGGTGAGCTGAATGGAGGCCTAAATATCACGGATCCCGATCCAATGTTGGATTAATGGTGAACGTCCCTGTTCTGGCAACGACTCCCTAAAACTTATTTCAAGATCTCTTAGAAGCTGTGACTGATGCCGACTGAGAAGTAGTCAGAGTCCGATTTACTACTGCTATTGGCGGCGGTACGGTCGGTGTACCAGGCATAAAGCGCGGTCTTTTTGCTGAAGTCATAGCTGGCCCCAACGCTATAACCCTCTTTAAAATCGGCCGCCGGACGGGAACCATCAACGTGTTCCAGTTTGTGCATATCACTTTGTTGATATTGGCTACGTAGTGACACGTTATGGGTCAGTTGATAGGCCGCACTTGCCAACCAGCCTGATTGAGCGCTGCCTGTACCATCAGAGCGTTCAGATTCTTGCCACATACCGCCGACGGTTAGGTTGGCTAACCTGGCTTGAGCCGTGGTGCGAATCGTATCGAAATTATTTACATCATCGTCATAAGCGACAGCGGCATAGAATGGCGTGCTGTTTAACTTACTGTCGCCATACATCAAGGCGGTAGAGAAGCCATCACTGTCGCTTTCACCGTTGACGGAGTCACTTTCGTTATCTGCGCCGGTGGCCACCCAGGTCATGCCTAACGTAAAGCCGGCAAGGGACGGGCTTATGTAAGTCAGGGTTTCGGACATACGGTTTTCGCCGACAAACATATATTTCAGATCCCCTTCAAAATCGTTGAACTGATCGACTTTGCCCTGACTCATTTTTAGCATGGTGTCATGGCGGCCAATCTTACCCGTACCAAAAGTTTTACTGTGAAGACCGACAAATTGGTTTCGGTTTTTGATGGTGTCATCGCCATCTTCGATCACCGCTTCGTATTCGAGTTGGTAGATAACTGATAGGTCGTCATTAACGCCGACATCGCCTTTTAGTCCGAAACGCGAAGCGTTACTCGACATATCCGTAAATGAGCCATCACCTTCGTCGGAAACTTGCCATGACAAGTTGAGCTTGCCGTATACCTGTACGCCGTTGAGTATCTCATCAACGCCGACATTGGCATGTGCTGTCAGGGGGATGGATGCGCTGGTGAGGAATGCAATAGTGATAGGACTGCGTTTAACAATGGACTGCATTTAAAACTCCTGTACTTCATTAGTTCTCAGTGAGTAGTGCTGAAGTTTGGCCACTGTTTATGACAAATATATGTCCATAACATGCTGAATAATAAGAAAGTTGTTGGGTTTTTGTTGCGTTTGTTTTAACTTGTGTCGGCAAGTGCCTCAATGGTTATCGGCTTACGTTTAATGTTTTACAAAAGTATGATTTGATAGCAATTCGCTAGAATCTTGATCAGCTACACTAAAGACGATGACGCCATAAGGACAAACACTATGTGTAGGAAAAAGCACCTGGGATGGTGCGCGCTGTTGTTCGGAGGGATGTTGATGGCAGAGGTTGCCGCGGCGGAGGTGCCCCCGATGAAATCTGAACAGATAACACAGTGGTTAGCTGCCGCTCCGGCGGTTTATCAGTGGAGCAGGGAGCACCCAGAAACGGCATCAGCTCATCAAATTACTGATATCACCCAGTTATCAGAAGTGTTTAGCCAACGAGTGAGGGCGTCAGGCAAAGATTCCGAAGCGTTAAGTCAATTATTGTCCAAGCACGGTTTCAATAACTATGATGAGTGGTCGCAGATGTTTGAGCGACTGATGTTGGCGGTTAGTGCCCTAAATATGCGAGCCAAGAATATTGGTCCGTCGTTACGCGACGCGATGACACAGTTGGCTAACGATCAAGATATAGATGAAGAAACCCGCGATCGCTTGCTGCAAGAGTATGCTGCAGTGATGAAAACCATCGAGGTGCTGGAAACGGTACCGGATGAAGATATTAATGCGGTGGCGCCGTTCGAGCCGCAGATCCGTGCATGGCTGGATTCAGCTAGATAGCTCTAGGTTTGGACTTAGGGCTGAACGCGCTATTCATCGTTGATTGTGCTTGCTTGGCAAATCACTGATGCCTATTTTTTCCGTTCTCTAATTGGGCGAGGTAGTTATGCCCTGCTCCTTGCTCGACATTAGCGGCCAAGGATCGCCCTCGCGGCGGCCTATTCTTATTTTAGTATTGCCGCAAATAACTTTAATGCGAATGTGATCCAGATCTTTCGCTGCCATGTTACCGGTTGCAATGTGGCGATGGCTGACGGATTCTTGGCCAATTGGAATTGATGGAGTGGGACAAATAATAATGATAAAAAAAATAGGGAAGCCCTTTACGCTGGCCGCATTGCTATGTGGTGTTCTCGGTCAACCTGCTAACGCTGGCATGGTAGAGGGCGAGATCACTATCTGGATCGGCAAAGGTGCTGAGCAGATGAAGCAGATCGCCGCTCAGTTCAGTGCTGATACCGGCGTGGTGGTAAATGTTGAGAGCCCTGTCGATTCCACGAAACAGTTTGAAATTCAGGCCGGTGCAGGTGATGGCCCTGATATCTATTTTTGGCCCCACGACCGCATGGGTGATTGGGCTCGTGGCGGCTTGATTAGCGAAATTAAGCCATCTCCGGAACTGCGTGCTTCAGCCATTG
This genomic window from Corallincola holothuriorum contains:
- a CDS encoding porin produces the protein MQSIVKRSPITIAFLTSASIPLTAHANVGVDEILNGVQVYGKLNLSWQVSDEGDGSFTDMSSNASRFGLKGDVGVNDDLSVIYQLEYEAVIEDGDDTIKNRNQFVGLHSKTFGTGKIGRHDTMLKMSQGKVDQFNDFEGDLKYMFVGENRMSETLTYISPSLAGFTLGMTWVATGADNESDSVNGESDSDGFSTALMYGDSKLNSTPFYAAVAYDDDVNNFDTIRTTAQARLANLTVGGMWQESERSDGTGSAQSGWLASAAYQLTHNVSLRSQYQQSDMHKLEHVDGSRPAADFKEGYSVGASYDFSKKTALYAWYTDRTAANSSSKSDSDYFSVGISHSF